CATCGCCGGGCGGTAGCCCATCCGGCTCGCGACCGCGAGGTTCCACGCGATGGTGGGCGTGTCGAAATAGATCTGACGCATGTCAGCCAGCTTCTCGCCGTTGGCCAGCCGGGCGATCACCGACGCGCCGAACTGGCCGATCCCGTCGAAGTCGCCGCGGGCGACGCTCATCAGGGCGCCCTGCGCCACCTCCTCCGGTCCCAGCTGCGAGAAGGTGGGGATGCCGCGTTCCTGGAAGACGCGGACCAGGGCCGGAAAGCGGTCCAGGCTCCAGCGGCCGAAGGTGATGTACATGGCGTCCACCCGCTGGGCGAGGTCGCTCCAGGCGGCGGCGAGATCGGCGTAATAGCGCTCCTGATCGTCGGGGCCGGCGGGTGCCTGGACATGGCGCGCCACCAGTTCGTAGCCCAGTTGTCCCGCCACGGCTTCGATGTCGGCGATGGAGGCGATGGCCCGGCCGGCCGGGCTGTTCTCGTAGGCGATCCCCAGCCGGCGGAAGCCGAAGGTCTCATGGAAGATACGGAGCTGGCGGTGGTAGCGCTGGGGATCGACATGGGCCCAGACGTGATCGCGGCCGGATTGTTCGGCGGCGGTGACGATGCCGGCGGCGACGGCATTGGTCGTGGAGAACACCAGCGTCGGGACGCTGTGACGGTCCACCGCCAGCTTGCGCCCGGCGATGGTGCCCATCACGATCATCAGATCGATGTCGCCACCGCTCTCCAGCCGTTGCAGGATCGGTTCCGCCGGCGCCTGATCCAGCCCGCCGTACCAGCCGTCGGCGACGAAGCGGATCCGCGGCCCCAGATCGTGCGCCGACAGCCAGCGCCACAGCGCCTGGCTGTCGGTCTGGCCGGCATCATAGGGCATCCGTGCCGCCCCATTCAGCCAGGACAGGGCGTCCAACCCTTTCACGATGCTGGCCAGGGTGCCCGCATAGTTGCCGTAGGGCATCGTCTCGGCATAGCCGATCCGCCAATGGCGCCCGTCGGTCAGCCTGGGCAGCAAGGCGTTGTCGGTCGCGCGGCCGGCCCCGGCAGCGCCCGGAAGGAGCGTGCCCAGGACCGCCGCGCCGGCACCGGCGATCATCCGGCGCCGGTTCACGATCTGACCGGATCCCGTCATTCCTCACCCCCCACCTGTCCGACGGACCGGCGCGCCACGCGCGGCCCCAGCATCAGAATGGCCGACGGGCGGATGCCGTTGGCCTTGCCGATGTCCTCCACCGTGATCGTCTCGATGCCCTGGGTGCCGACGAACACCGCCTCGTCGCCCAGAGCGGCTTCGGGTATGTCGGTGACGTCGGCCAGAACCTTTCCCATGAAGGCTTCGCCGATCAGCGGCGCCCGCCGCCCGCGGATCAGCACGGCGCTGTCCCGGAAGCGCAGCAGGAAGGGAAGGTCGGCATAGCCCACCGGAATCATCGCCGCCCGTCCTGCGCTCCGCCCCCCGTTCGAGCCCTCGCTCCGCCCCTCGTTCCGCTGCCGGGCGCCCGGGCTGTATCCGATGTCGTCCCCCGGGTCCAGTCTGCAGAGATGCGCGACGCGCGAGACCAGGTCCATCACCGGGCGGAAGGGGAACGGCGCGCCGCCGGCCTCGACCATGCGGATGCCGTAGAGCACGGCACCCAGCCGCACCATGTCGAACCGGGCGTCGGGGGCATTGAACAGGCCGGGGCTGGTGACGGCATGGACGAGCGGCGGTTTCGGCACATCCGCCGGCAGCCGGTCGATCAGGGTGCGGAAGCCGGCGACCTCCCGCCCGATCTGGACGGGATCGTCACGATAGGGGCCGATCATGTGGGTGAACAACCCGTCCAGCCGCAGATTGGCGAAGCCGCGCACCCTGCGCAGGAGGACCGCCACGTCACCCCGGTCCACGCCCAGCCCGGCGCCGTCCGACCTGACCCTGACATGGACGCCGGCCGGACGCCCGGCCCGGCGGGCGGCGGATTGCAGCGCCTCGGCCGCCTCGACGTCGCTGACGGTGGCGGTCAGGCCGGCGGCGATCATCGGGGAGGCGTCGCCGGGGCAAAGCGGGTTCATCACCAGGATCGGCGACGCGATCCCCTCCCGCCGCAGGTCCAGCCCTTCGTCCGGGCTGTCGACGGCCAGCCCGTCGATGCCTGCGCGTTCCAGCGTCCGCGACACCGCCAGGGCGCCGTGGCCATAGGCATTGGCCTTGACCACGCCAAGGATCCGGACGCCGGCCCCCAGGATCGATCTGGCCATCGCGAGGTTCGCCGCCAGCCGGTCGAGATGAAGGACGGCATGGCAGCCTGCGACATCATCGGTCATAACGACCGGCCCAGCCCGCTGTTCTCGGGTGCTTGCATCGTCTCCGCTCCGGCCATGAAACCCGCAAGCTCCGGACCTTTCCACCCTCAATCCGCCGCCCTCAATGGACCGCCGCAGGAACGGCGCCGGCGGGAGCATAGGCTCCGGCCGGGTCTGGTTCCTGCGCCGTCCCGTGTTCGGCGCCCGGTGCGGTGGCATGTCCGGCGGCCGGTCCGGTGCCGTGCCCCCCACCATGCCCTCCGCCATGGCTGTTGTTGATGCCGAGCAGTCCGTAGATCACCAGGAGCAGGACGTTGGTGCTGTGGCCGCCGTCATGGCTGCCATCATGACTTTCGCCATGGGCCTTGCCCTTGTCGCGGTGAGGCGATGCATGCTTGGCATCGGCGTGGGCCGGCACCGCATGGCGGGCGTAGCGACCGCCATGCCCGCTGCTGCTGCCATGCCCACCCGACGCAACGGCCGGCGCCGCTGCGATCAGGATCGCCATCGCCGCTGCGGTCGCCGTGGCGACGGTCGTGTGGTGCGCGCTCCGCCTCATGCTTCGGCCCTCCTCTGCCACGCCGTCAGTTCATGTTGGCGGTGGCCGGTACGTTCTGGACGGTGCCGATCAGGTTTTCGGTATAGACGACCTCCTTCGGCGCAAGCTTCAGCGCCTTGGCGGTCATCCGCTCCGCCTCCTCGCGGCGTCCATGGGCACTCAGCACCTCGGCCCAGCTCGAATAGACGTCGGAGAAGTTGGGATCGGTACGGCTGGACTCGTCGAACTTGGCGTAGGCCTCTTCGATCCGGCCGGTCAGGGCCAGGGTGAAGCCCCATTCGCTCAGTGCCGCCGCCTTCACCGCCGGGCTCTGGGCCACGTTGGGGTGCTCCACCACCGCCGCGAAGTTCTTCACCGCCGCGTCATACTCGCCGAGCCTGGCATTGACGACACCCAGGTTCAGGACCGGCGACAGGAAATTGGGGTCGAGATGCACCGCCTCCTCGAACTGGTGGATGGCGCCGTGGCGGTCGTTCTGCTGGTACAGGACCATGCCCCACAGATTGTGCAGCCACGGGGCATAGCGCGAGTCGTGCCCTTCCAGTTCGAGGCGCAGGATCTCCAGCGTCGGGGTGAAGTCGCGCGACAGCCGGTCGCGCTTGAACTGGTAGGCGGCCAGGATATAGGGGTTCACCACCCGCATCGCCTCATAGGCGACGCCATGGATCAGCCCCTTCATGTTGTCGACCGAGCCGTTGCGCTGGATGCGCGTCTTGTTGTGGTGGCTGTCGTAGCTGCGCAGGATGAATTCGACCTGCTGGTCGTGGCGCACGATCTCCCCGGAGAAGGTGAAGGGAATCATGTGGGCCGATTCCTGCACCACGCGGATCAGCGGGGTGACGCCGAGATATTCGCCCAGCACCGAGGTGGCGCTCTGGTCGGCGTGAAGCTCGACCTGGCGGGCTTCGGCCTTGGTGAAGGCCTGCCGCTCGATCTCCTGCATCTCGTCGGCCAGCTTGGTGATGACCACCGCCGGTGTCAGGCCGGTCTCCTGGGAGATCGAATCGGGCACGTCGACATAGTCGAAATGGATGGTCTGGGTGTCGGTGAAGACGGCGAAGCCGAAGGCCATCGCCAGCGTCACCAAAGGAATTGTGAGAATGCCGAAATCCATCTTGTCCCCCCTGTCGCTCTGCTTTCGCTGTGCTGTCTGTCCGCCGTCAGCCCGCTGCGGACGCCGCCCTTGCGGCAGTCATAAGGCAGCGGTCATGAGGCGGCCTTGCCGGCGAAGGACAGGAAGCGGCTGGGATGGACATCGCGCACGTTGTAGACCCAGCCCTTGATCTTCTGGCTGACCAGCGACTTGGTGGAGAAGTGGTAGATCGGGATGACCGGGTTGTCGTCGATCATCGTCTTCTCGGCCTGGGCGAGCAGGCTGGAGCGCTGGGCCGCATCCTCGCTGGCCGCCGCCTTGGCAAGCAGCTCATCATACTTGCGGCTGCGGTAGCCGGGATCGTTGCGCGGCGGCAGGGCGGTGGACAGCATCAGATTGAGGAAGACGGTGGGGTCGGCGTAATCGCCGATCCAGGCCGCGCGCACGATCTGGAAATCGCGCCGGGCGCGGCGCTTGAGATAGTCGGTGCGCTCGACGCCGACCGGCTTGACCTGGATGCCCTTGCCGAAGGCGTCCTGCCACATGGAGACGACGGCGTCGGCGATGACGCGGTTGTTTTCCGACTGGTTGTAGAGGATTTCGACCGTCAGCGGCTGCATCGGGCTGAAGCCCGCGGTGGAGAACAGGCGGCGCGCCTCGCGCAGGCGGTTCTCCATCGGTTCGGAGATGAAGTCTGCGGTCTGGCGGCGGTAGTTGGGGACGATGGGCGGCACCAGCCCATAGGCCGGGGTCTCGCCGGCGCGGGTGACCTTGTCGACGATGTTCTCGCGGTTGACCGCCAGCGACAACGCGCGGCGCAGGTCGCGGTTGCTCTTGAAGGGTTCGACCGTGAGGTTGAAGGCGTAATAGTAGGTGGCGAGGAAGGGCCTGTTCCAGAACACCTTCGGTTCGGTCAGCGAGATCCACTTCACGCGGTCCTGCGGAACCTCGTAGGTGAGGTGGAGGGCTCCGGCCTTGAAGCGGTCGACCTCCTCGGCGGAATCGTCGATGGGGAAGAAGTTGACGCGATCGATGGCGACGCTGCCGTTGTCATGGAAGTTGGCGTTCTTGGCGAGGCCGATCTGTTGATGGGCGCGCCATTCCTCCAGCACATAGGCACCGTTGCTGACCATCTTGCCGGGGTCGGTCCAGCGTTCGCGCTGGGATTCGACGGTGGCGCGGTGCACGGGCAGCGCGCTGTTGTCGGCGGCGATCAGATCGAGGAAATAGGGGGTGGCCGCCTCGAGCGCGATGGTCACGGTGCGCGGGTCCGGCGCCGCCACGCCCAGCGTGTCGGCCGGCTTGGCACCGTCGATGACGGCCGCGGCGCCCTTGATCACGCGCATGTTGGAGGAAGGCTGGATGCCGTCCTTGGGCGTCAGGGCGCGGCGCAGGCTGTAGACGAAATCCTCCGCCGTGATCGGATCGCCATTGGACCAGCGGGCGTCGGCGCGGAGCTGGAAGCTGTAGAGCTTGCCGTCATCCGACACCTGCCAGCTTTCGGCGACGCCCGGCAGGATGCGGCCGTCGGGGCCGTACACCACCAGCCCCTCGAACAGGTCGCGCAGAATGTTCGATTCGATGCGCCCGTCCGTGCGGTGCGGGTCCAGCGTCGACGGTTCGCCGCCATTGCCGCGATTCAGCACCGTCGCAGCCTGCGCCGCCGTCCCGGCGAAAAGCGCAAGCCCGGCGGCAAGCATCACCGCCGATACCCTCTTCGTTAGCTCTGTCACCGGAGGCCCTCACAATCTTGGCGGTGGAATTCTTGGACGTGGACAATCACCGAATCCGCAAGGCCGGAAACGACCTGGCGGTTCGAGCCGGATCGGCTGCCGATTCCATCGGTCGATTGGACGTCCTGCATACGGTCAGGCCCCGCTCGGTTCGGCGCGGCTGCCACGAACCGCAAGTCACTGAAGACGGACGATTCCCCCGCCCAGCGGCACGGAGACGGCCCGGTCGGCGCGCCGGTCCTTTCCGCGATCGGCCGGTGTGGGGTTGCCTCCCCTGCTTGCGACATCGACATGTGAAAAAGGGGTCCCTGGTTAGGGGGGCGAGTAGTCCGCATATCTCATTTGGGTAGGCTACCTCAATCGGGGTAACGGGAAAAGCGTGCAGGAAAATTTTGCATAAATCAGAGCTGAGGAAGTTTCCCGTTATGAATCAATGATTTGTGATTGCTTGCTTGAGAACGCTTGAGCAAAAGGCGGTGCCGGCCAAGCTCCGGGAAAATTTCTGGTTGAGAATGTAGTCCATAGTGATAACCGAGATTCCGGCCCTCCTCCCTTTGAGAAGGGTCGGTTCTGCATAGTGTTGGGGAGACAAGGCCTGCAAAAATATTTCCATTGCGGATTTTTTAATATTTCAGGCAGCCGCATCCCGGCGCCGCTATTCGTGATTCGTCAGGCGGCTCTGTTGCAAAGTATGCCGGCAGACCGGACCATCGCACCGATGTTCGCAGCAGCCTTGAAGACGTGCCTGCTTGGCTCCGCAGCCCTGTCCGGATTGGCCGAGATCCCCCGCACGACGGCCGATTGTTCCTTAGCAGCCGTGGCGATCGGGGCTGCCGCCAGTCGAGCGCAGTCGACCATGTCAACGACGGGCCGGACGGTCGGGAACAGCGGGCCGTCCGCGTACATGGGAATTTCCCTATAGAAACGATCGACATTTGATTGAAAACTCTATGGCTCTTTGTGCAAATGGTGTTCTCATCGACTGAAGCAGTGCGAGGAGCGCCAGGAATGACGTCGAAAGCAGAACGGTTCATTGTTGGAATCACCGATCACATGATTCCGCCCCCCGACCTGGAGGCCGCCGTGCTGGATGGGCTGGCGGAGGTCGATTTTCTCGACTGCCGCCGGGAGGAGGATCTCGATCCGGAACGCCTCGCCCGTCTGGACGCCCTGCTGGTCTGGAGCACGCGTATCGGTCCGGCGACGGTCGAGCGGCTGAAGCGCTGCCGGATCGTCGTGCGCTTCGGCGTCGGCTATGACCGCGTCGACGTCGCGGCGTTGGCGGCTGCCGGGATCCCGTTCTGCAACAATCCCGATTACGGGACGGAGGAGGTCGCCGACCACGCCGTCGCCATGATCCTGTCGCTGCAACGCCGGCTGTGGGAGCATGATGCCCGCGCCCGCGGTTACACGGCGACATGGCAGGCCAACACGTTGACACCGCTGCACCGCTCCAGCGCCGCGACGGTCGGCGTGGTCGGGGTCGGGCGGATCGGAACCGCCGTGGTCAACCGGCTGAAGGGATTCGGCCATCGCATCCTGGGCTACGATCCGTTTCAGCCGGCCGGGCACGAGAAGGCTGTCGGCTATCGCCGCGTCCGCAAGCTGGAGGAGTTGCTGGCGGAATCCGACGTCGTCACCTTCCACTGTCCGCTGAACGGAGAGACGCGCGGCCTGCTGAACGAGGCCACCCTGGCGGCGATGAAGCCGGGCGCCATTCTGGTCAACACCGCGCGCGGCGAACTGTTCGCCGGGCTGGACCCGCTGGCGGCGGCCCTGCGCAGCGGCCGGCTGGCCGCCGTCGGGACCGACGTGCTGCCGGTCGAGCCGCCCACAGCCCACCCGCTGCTGGATGCGTGGCGGGCGCGCGAGGAGTGGCTGGCCGGTCGGCTGGTGGTGACGCCGCACAACGCCTTCCACTCCGATCAGGCGGCGGTGGAGATGCGGCGCAACGCGGCCGAGACGGTGCGGCTGTTCCTGGAGGACGGGGAGTTGCGGAACAGGATCACCGCCTGACCGGGGGCAGAGGGGAGAGCTGGGAAGGCCGCCCGCTCCCCGTTAACCTCCCAGCAACTCCTTCACCTCCAGCCCCAGCCCGCCGCCGATGCGGTGCAGAGCCGCCACCGTGTCGGGATCGAGCGCGATGCCGTGGTCCATCGCGGCCATCCGGTGCAGCGCCTCCGGCTCGCCGGGAATGGTGACGCCGTTGCTTCCGGGGGCTGCGGGCGTGTCGGCGACATGGTCGAGGACGGCGTCGGTCAGGGTCTGCCATTCCGGGCCGGCCACCCGGTTGGGGTCGATGACGAAGGCGAGCGCGTTGTTGACCACCCGCCCCGGCCGCAGATTTTCCGGTAGCGCGGGCAGGCCGCCGGCCAGCGCCCCCGCCAGGATTTCGCAGGCCAGCGCCAGCCCATAGCCCTTATGGCCGCCGAAGGGCAGGATGGCCCCGGTGGGGTCGGTGAACATCACGCCGGGATCCCGCGTCGGCCTGCCCTCCGGGTCCAGCAGCAGACCGTCCTCCACCTCCTTGCCCAGCGAGGCGGCGATCCGGCATTTGTTGGCGGCGATGGCGCTGGTGGCGAAATCGAGCAGGAAGGGCGCATAGCCCGGCGTGCCGGGAACGGCGATGCAGACGGGGTTTGTCCCCAGCCGGGGTCGCCCGCCGCCATGGGGCGCCGCCAGCGGCCGGCTGACCACATTGACGAAGAACAGCCCGATCAGCCCGGCGGCGATGCATTGCTCGCCATAGGAACCGACCCGGCCGATGTGGTGGGCGTTGCGCAGGGCAAGGATGCAGGCGCCGCCCGCCTTGGCACGTGCGATGGCCAGGTCGGTCGCCTCCTTCGCGATCACCTGCCCATAGCCGACATCGCCGTCCACCACCAGGAAGGGCGCCTCGTCGCGGACGATGCGGGCATGGCGGTTGGGCTGGAGATGGCCCAGTTCCAGGCTGCGGGCATAGACGGCGATCTGGCAGACGCCGTGGCTGGCATGGCCGTGGGCGTCGGCCTCCACCAGATTGGCGGCGACGATGGCCGCCTCCTCCGCCGAGCTGCCGCTGCGGCGGAGGATGGCTTCGAGCGTCGCGACCAGCCGGTCGGGGCGGTAGCGGACCTCGCTCATCGGCCGCTGTCCTGAAAGAGCGAGTAGTCGATGGCCCGGGTGCGGTCGAGCGTGCGGTGTACCGGTGGCAGCGGGTATTTCAGGCCGGTGGCGCAGTTGAACAGGACGGCGCGTTCCTCCGTGCCGACCCGGCCGTCGGCCAGCGCCTGCCGGTAGGCGGCGTAGGTCGCGGCCCCTTCGGGGCAGAGCAGGAAGCCTTCCTCGCGCGCCACCTCGTCGAGCGCCGCCCGGATGGCATCGTCGGGCACGGCGATGGCGAAGCCGCCGCTTTCGCGCACGGCGCGCAGGATCAGGAAATCGCCCACCGCCTGCGGCACGCGGATGCCGGACGCGATGGTGTGGGCGTCCTCCCAGCGCGGGGCATGCTCCTCCCCCTGTTCCCAGGCGCGCACCATCGGGGCGCAGCCGGCGGCCTGGACCGCCACCATGCGCGGGCGCCGGGAGCCGATGAAACCGATGGCCTCCAACTCGTCGAAGGCCTTCCACATGCCGATCAGGCCGGTTCCGCCGCCGGTCGGATAGAAGATGACGTCCGGCACCTCCCAGCCCAGCTGTTCGGCAAGCTCCAGACCCATCGTCTTCTTGCCCTCGATCCGGTAAGGCTCCTTCAGGGTGGAGACGTCGAACCAGCCGACCTTGGCCTTGCCCTCGCCGACGATCCTGCCGCAATCGTCGATCAGGCCGTTGACGCGGTAGACGGTGGCGCCCTGCAGCTCGATCTCCGACACGTTCACCTCCGGCGTGTCGGCCGGACAGAAGATGGTGGTTCGGATGCCGGCGCGGGTGGCGTAGGCGGCCAGCGCCGCCCCGGCATTGCCGTTGGTCGGCATCGCCATGTGCCGGATGCCGAAGGACTTCGCCATCGACACCGCCATCACCAGCCCGCGCGCCTTGAAGGAACCGGTGGGCAGCCGCCCCTCGTCCTTCACCAGCAGCTCGGCCGCACCCAGGCGCTTCGCCAGCTTGGGCAGCGGCACCAGCGGGGTCACCGCCTCGCCCAGGCTGACGATGTCCTCGACTTTGCGGACCGGCAGAAGCTCGCGGTAGCGCCACAAATCCTGCGGACGCTCGGACAGCGAGCTTTTGGTCAGCGCCTGTTTCACGCCGTTCAGGTCGTAACGGACCAGCAGCGGCTTGCCGGCGCGCGACAGGTTGTGGATCGTGTCGGCCTCGTACCGCTCGCCGGTGTAGGCGCATTCCAGATGGGTGACGAAGGTCGGGCGCTCGACCGTCAGGTTGGAATCGAAGCGAACGGGATTGATGTCTTGGAAAGCCATTTTAGCGGACCATGCCCCATTTGCGGACCGTGTGGACCTCGATCCAGCGGAAGACGACGTTTTCGACCAGCAGGCCGATCAGGATGACGGTGACGAGGCCGGCGAAGACCTTGTCGATGTAAAGCTCGTTGCGGTTCTGGAAGATGAACCAGCCGAGCCCGCCCTTGCCGGACGAGACGCCGAACACCAGCTCCGCCGCGATCAGTGTGCGCCAGGCGAAGGCCCAGCCGACCTTCAGCCCGGTCAGGATCGCCGGGAAGGCGGCGGGGATCAGCAGCGTGACGACATAACGCAGGTTGCCCAGCCCGTAGTTCCTCCCGGCCATGCGCAGCGTTTCCGAGACCGAGGTGAAGCCGGCATGGGTGTTCAGCGCCAGGGGCCACAGCACGGCATGGACCAGCACGAAGATCAGGCTGACCTCGCCCAGCCCGAACCACAGCATGGCGATCGGCAGCAGGGCGATGGCCGGCAGCGGGTTGAACATGGAGGTCAGCGTCGACAGCAGGTCGTTGCCGATGCGGGTGGAGACGGCGACCGTGGTCAGCAGCACGGCCAGCACCACGGCCACCGCATAGCCCTTCAGCAGCACCGCCAGCGAGGTCCAGGCCATCGACAGCAGGCCGTCGCGCCGGATGCCGTCCCACAGCGCCGCAATGGTGTCGGTGAAGGTCGGGAACATCAGCGGGTTGTTCTGCCAGACCGCCGCCGCCTGCCACAGCACCGCGACCGCCGCCAGGACCAGCAGCCGGCGCAGCGCCGTGACGTTGGCAAGCCGCTCCCACAACGACAGCGGGCGGGCGATGTCGCCGATCGGGCCGGTGGCGGTGACGGTGCGCTCATATTCCGGACGCCGCGGCGGTTCGCGTCGCCTGCCGGGCGGAAGGGGGCGCGGGGGGAAGGACAGGTCGGTCATGCGCTTGGTCCTTTTCCGCTGCCTTCGATGTCCTCGGCGAACAGCATGGTATGGATACGATGGGCCAGCGCCTGAAACTCCGCCCCACCGACGGCACCATGATCGTAGCCGTCGCAGTTGACCTCCGCCTTAACCTGCCCCGGATGGGGCGACAGCACCAGGATGCGCGAGCCGACGACCAAAGCCTCCTCGATGGAGTGGGTGACGAACAGCACGGTGAAGCGCACGTCGTCCCACAGTTGCAGCAGCTCCTCCTGCATCTTGCGGCGGGTCAGCGCGTCGAGTGCGGCGAAGGGCTCGTCCATCAGCAGGATGTCCGGCTCCATCGCCATGGCGCGGGCGATGGCGACGCGCTGCTTCATGCCGCCCGACAGCATGTGCGGGTGGACGTCGGCGAACTTGGTCAGGTTCACCCGCGCGATGCAGTCGAGCGCCTTTTCCTCAGCCTCGCGTCGCCTGGCCTTGCCGCTGGCGAGCAGGGGGAACATGACGTTCTCCTTGACCGTCTTCCAGGGCGGAAGCTGGTCGAACTCCTGGAACACCATCATGCGGTCTGGGCCGGGCTTGGTCACCGCGCGGCCATTCAGGCGGATCGTTCCCTCGACCGGCTGGAGGAAGCCGCCGACCGCTTTCAGCAGGGAGGATTTGCCGCAGCCCGACGGACCCAGCAGGACATAGCGCTCGGCCTGGAAGACCTGGAAATCGACGCGGTAGGTCGCAGTGACGAGGTGCCGGCGCGTCTTGTATTGCAGGGTGACGCCGGAGACGTCGAGCAGCGGGCGCTCGGACAGGCCGTCGCTGTCGATGCTGTGCGGGTAGGTCAGCGCGTTCATCGCCTCAGCTCCCGGCGCCGTCATGCAGGTCGTCGAAGAAATAATCCTTCCAAGAGGCCGGCTTGTTCCTGATGGCGCCGACCTTGTGCATGAAGTCGGCGAAGGCCTCCGTCCGGTTGGGCGTGACGGTGAAGCGGATGTCGGGGTCGTTCAGCAGGCGCAGGATATAGGCCTTGTCGAGGCTGCCCTTGTTCTGGGCCAGATAGGCGTCCGCCGCCGCCTCATGGTTGGCGTTGATGAGGTCCATCGCCTCCTTCAACGCATCGAGGAAGGCCCGGTAGGTCTTTGGATTTTCGTCGCGGAAGGACTGCTTGCTCCAGATCAGGTTGAAGCTGTGCGGGCCGCCCAGCACGTCGTAGGAGCTGACGACCTTGTGGATCTTCGGGTCATCCAGCTGCTGGTACTGGAAGGGCGGGCTGGAGATGTGGGCGGTGATGCCGCCGCTGCCCGACAGCAGGGCCGCAGTGGCGTCGGGATGCGGCATCGACACCGTCA
The sequence above is a segment of the Azospirillum sp. TSH100 genome. Coding sequences within it:
- a CDS encoding ABC transporter permease produces the protein MTDLSFPPRPLPPGRRREPPRRPEYERTVTATGPIGDIARPLSLWERLANVTALRRLLVLAAVAVLWQAAAVWQNNPLMFPTFTDTIAALWDGIRRDGLLSMAWTSLAVLLKGYAVAVVLAVLLTTVAVSTRIGNDLLSTLTSMFNPLPAIALLPIAMLWFGLGEVSLIFVLVHAVLWPLALNTHAGFTSVSETLRMAGRNYGLGNLRYVVTLLIPAAFPAILTGLKVGWAFAWRTLIAAELVFGVSSGKGGLGWFIFQNRNELYIDKVFAGLVTVILIGLLVENVVFRWIEVHTVRKWGMVR
- a CDS encoding peptide ABC transporter substrate-binding protein, translating into MLAAGLALFAGTAAQAATVLNRGNGGEPSTLDPHRTDGRIESNILRDLFEGLVVYGPDGRILPGVAESWQVSDDGKLYSFQLRADARWSNGDPITAEDFVYSLRRALTPKDGIQPSSNMRVIKGAAAVIDGAKPADTLGVAAPDPRTVTIALEAATPYFLDLIAADNSALPVHRATVESQRERWTDPGKMVSNGAYVLEEWRAHQQIGLAKNANFHDNGSVAIDRVNFFPIDDSAEEVDRFKAGALHLTYEVPQDRVKWISLTEPKVFWNRPFLATYYYAFNLTVEPFKSNRDLRRALSLAVNRENIVDKVTRAGETPAYGLVPPIVPNYRRQTADFISEPMENRLREARRLFSTAGFSPMQPLTVEILYNQSENNRVIADAVVSMWQDAFGKGIQVKPVGVERTDYLKRRARRDFQIVRAAWIGDYADPTVFLNLMLSTALPPRNDPGYRSRKYDELLAKAAASEDAAQRSSLLAQAEKTMIDDNPVIPIYHFSTKSLVSQKIKGWVYNVRDVHPSRFLSFAGKAAS
- a CDS encoding C-terminal binding protein, giving the protein MIPPPDLEAAVLDGLAEVDFLDCRREEDLDPERLARLDALLVWSTRIGPATVERLKRCRIVVRFGVGYDRVDVAALAAAGIPFCNNPDYGTEEVADHAVAMILSLQRRLWEHDARARGYTATWQANTLTPLHRSSAATVGVVGVGRIGTAVVNRLKGFGHRILGYDPFQPAGHEKAVGYRRVRKLEELLAESDVVTFHCPLNGETRGLLNEATLAAMKPGAILVNTARGELFAGLDPLAAALRSGRLAAVGTDVLPVEPPTAHPLLDAWRAREEWLAGRLVVTPHNAFHSDQAAVEMRRNAAETVRLFLEDGELRNRITA
- the alr gene encoding alanine racemase, with the protein product MTDDVAGCHAVLHLDRLAANLAMARSILGAGVRILGVVKANAYGHGALAVSRTLERAGIDGLAVDSPDEGLDLRREGIASPILVMNPLCPGDASPMIAAGLTATVSDVEAAEALQSAARRAGRPAGVHVRVRSDGAGLGVDRGDVAVLLRRVRGFANLRLDGLFTHMIGPYRDDPVQIGREVAGFRTLIDRLPADVPKPPLVHAVTSPGLFNAPDARFDMVRLGAVLYGIRMVEAGGAPFPFRPVMDLVSRVAHLCRLDPGDDIGYSPGARQRNEGRSEGSNGGRSAGRAAMIPVGYADLPFLLRFRDSAVLIRGRRAPLIGEAFMGKVLADVTDIPEAALGDEAVFVGTQGIETITVEDIGKANGIRPSAILMLGPRVARRSVGQVGGEE
- a CDS encoding ABC transporter substrate binding protein — protein: MTGSGQIVNRRRMIAGAGAAVLGTLLPGAAGAGRATDNALLPRLTDGRHWRIGYAETMPYGNYAGTLASIVKGLDALSWLNGAARMPYDAGQTDSQALWRWLSAHDLGPRIRFVADGWYGGLDQAPAEPILQRLESGGDIDLMIVMGTIAGRKLAVDRHSVPTLVFSTTNAVAAGIVTAAEQSGRDHVWAHVDPQRYHRQLRIFHETFGFRRLGIAYENSPAGRAIASIADIEAVAGQLGYELVARHVQAPAGPDDQERYYADLAAAWSDLAQRVDAMYITFGRWSLDRFPALVRVFQERGIPTFSQLGPEEVAQGALMSVARGDFDGIGQFGASVIARLANGEKLADMRQIYFDTPTIAWNLAVASRMGYRPAMSALLAADNIYTSLRAMP
- a CDS encoding threonine synthase, which encodes MAFQDINPVRFDSNLTVERPTFVTHLECAYTGERYEADTIHNLSRAGKPLLVRYDLNGVKQALTKSSLSERPQDLWRYRELLPVRKVEDIVSLGEAVTPLVPLPKLAKRLGAAELLVKDEGRLPTGSFKARGLVMAVSMAKSFGIRHMAMPTNGNAGAALAAYATRAGIRTTIFCPADTPEVNVSEIELQGATVYRVNGLIDDCGRIVGEGKAKVGWFDVSTLKEPYRIEGKKTMGLELAEQLGWEVPDVIFYPTGGGTGLIGMWKAFDELEAIGFIGSRRPRMVAVQAAGCAPMVRAWEQGEEHAPRWEDAHTIASGIRVPQAVGDFLILRAVRESGGFAIAVPDDAIRAALDEVAREEGFLLCPEGAATYAAYRQALADGRVGTEERAVLFNCATGLKYPLPPVHRTLDRTRAIDYSLFQDSGR
- a CDS encoding malate/lactate/ureidoglycolate dehydrogenase → MSEVRYRPDRLVATLEAILRRSGSSAEEAAIVAANLVEADAHGHASHGVCQIAVYARSLELGHLQPNRHARIVRDEAPFLVVDGDVGYGQVIAKEATDLAIARAKAGGACILALRNAHHIGRVGSYGEQCIAAGLIGLFFVNVVSRPLAAPHGGGRPRLGTNPVCIAVPGTPGYAPFLLDFATSAIAANKCRIAASLGKEVEDGLLLDPEGRPTRDPGVMFTDPTGAILPFGGHKGYGLALACEILAGALAGGLPALPENLRPGRVVNNALAFVIDPNRVAGPEWQTLTDAVLDHVADTPAAPGSNGVTIPGEPEALHRMAAMDHGIALDPDTVAALHRIGGGLGLEVKELLGG
- a CDS encoding tetratricopeptide repeat protein, translating into MDFGILTIPLVTLAMAFGFAVFTDTQTIHFDYVDVPDSISQETGLTPAVVITKLADEMQEIERQAFTKAEARQVELHADQSATSVLGEYLGVTPLIRVVQESAHMIPFTFSGEIVRHDQQVEFILRSYDSHHNKTRIQRNGSVDNMKGLIHGVAYEAMRVVNPYILAAYQFKRDRLSRDFTPTLEILRLELEGHDSRYAPWLHNLWGMVLYQQNDRHGAIHQFEEAVHLDPNFLSPVLNLGVVNARLGEYDAAVKNFAAVVEHPNVAQSPAVKAAALSEWGFTLALTGRIEEAYAKFDESSRTDPNFSDVYSSWAEVLSAHGRREEAERMTAKALKLAPKEVVYTENLIGTVQNVPATANMN